One genomic window of Parasteatoda tepidariorum isolate YZ-2023 chromosome 9, CAS_Ptep_4.0, whole genome shotgun sequence includes the following:
- the LOC107452806 gene encoding uncharacterized protein, translated as MSSIMGRGGKSRKKSRQSQGTAELTDGLKKLSIETTSQHWNELSTLKVDTSDQRRSSVQLSVSEDDRRQSLFADIESQLTKVPSLISAGSQDGSDGRKVRPDEVFTDKARAAMVVIGTKDIKEALDKKKAEEIFRKTPEAKNAAVLYQQARFLMHQSRFKEALIFLNKAIQVDPKRKEWLTDRSQCYFRLLQPETALKFVNEVLQIDPKYFQALLLKGEILYSLWDLERSMLCFVAGKRLRPDNEDCIRGIHKVRMALEEISAFRKSSMNRNAKGKIKRSKSAKERISLDLAFLSPAGSSDVGGSGSLYPTPKCSTPTDRPSSKLSQQTEVDRSTIKRPVTAHARRRISLSSYKVNSNLESPKRNDKLLSARPKTAVKRYTAKPSDDTDSDSFEDSIFSTHRKNSDLSLKSKPSFRFSDSDNDEFYNLSERSHNDSKEIFKSEKQRKIRRQKNAQKVKCQPQNLRPKSSVAPRIAPSLGKDRAFLENILKDKGLKKANTMYTKRALRIARDLHKFVSEREIYWRNREHFIRYSKSEDDSFIF; from the exons atgtcttCCATTATGGGAAGGGGTGGCAAGTCTCGCAAGAAATCTCGTCAAAGTCAGGGAACTGCTGAACTTACTGATGGCCTTAAAAAGTTATCCATCGAAACGACATCTCAACACTGGAATGAACTCTCAACGTTAAAAGTTGATACTTCAGATCAAAGACGGAGCAGTGTTCAATTAAGCGTCAGTGAAGATGATCGACGCCAAAGTTTGTTTGCTGATATCGAATCTCAGTTGACCAAAGTTCCAAGTCTGATATCAGCTGGAAGTCAAGACGGTTCTGATGGCAGGAAAGTACGACCAGATGAAGTGTTCACTGATAAGGCTAGAGCTGCTATGGTGGTCATCGGTACCAAAGATATCAAGGAAGCTTTGGATAAAAAGAAAGCCGAGGAGATTTTTCGCAAGACTCCTGAAGCCAAGAATGCTGCAGTGCTGTATCAACAAGCTCGTTTTCTGATGCATCAGAGTAGATTTAAAGAAGCACTCATATTCTTGAATAAg GCAATTCAAGTTGATCCCAAGCGTAAGGAATGGTTAACAGACAGAAGTCAGTGTTATTTTAGGTTGTTACAGCCAGAAACAGCGTTGAAGTTTGTAAATGAAGTTCTTCAGATAGATCCAAAATATTTCCAG GCACTGTTATTGAAAGGCGAAATTCTGTATTCTTTGTGGGATTTAGAACGATCGATGTTGTGTTTCGTAGCAGGCAAACGCTTGAGGCCCGACAATGAAGACTGCATTCGTGGCATTCATAAAGTACGAATGGCTCTCGAGGAAATTTCAG CTTTTAGAAAATCATCAATGAACAGAAATGCCAAAGGAAAGATCAAAAGAAGCAAATCG gCAAAAGAACGAATTTCGTTGGATTTGGCATTCTTATCTCCTGCTGGTTCATCAGATGTGGGAGGTTCGGGAAGCTTATATCCAACACCAAAATGCTCGACGCCTACAGACAGACCTTCTTCAAAATTGTCACAACAGACAGAAGTTGATAGAAGCACAATAAAAAGACCGGTTACAGCGCATGCTCGAAGAAGGATTTCTTTATCAAGTTATAAAGTGAATTCAAAT CTGGAATCACCAAAACGAAACGACAAGCTTCTCTCCGCAAGACCCAAAACAGCTGTCAAAAGATATACTGCTAAACCTTCTGATGATACGGATTCTGACTCATTCGAGGATAGTATCTTTtcaacacatcggaaaaattcagatctttcattaaaatcgaAACCCAGTTTCAGATTTTCAG ATTCTGACAATGATGAATTTTACAACCTTAGTGAAAGAAGTCATAATGATTcaaaagagatatttaaaagtgaaaagcaGAGAAAAATACGGCGCCAAAAGAATGCTCAGAAAGTGAAGTGCCAACCACAGAATTTAAGACCAAAAAGCTCTGTTGCACCAAGAATTGCACCATCCCTAGGAAAGGATAGAGcctttttagaaaacattttgaaagataaag GTTTAAAGAAGGCAAACACCATGTATACTAAGCGAGCTCTGAGAATTGCTCGAGATTTGCACAAGTTTGTATCTGAAAGGGAAATTTATTGGAGAAACAGAGAACATTTTATACGATATTCAAAATCAGAAGAcgacagttttattttttga